The following are encoded in a window of Deinococcus aerolatus genomic DNA:
- a CDS encoding nitroreductase family protein → MSVLLPTRTQSAEQVMAFYDAHRTTRKYVTAQDGSPLPLPADHLEAILHAAQRAPTDATAQLYSLVRLVNPAVRAEVAALTTNAHIATASEAFVVCADVRRVERVLEVRGQTPGHWPAIAVHFGIGDAVMAGTNLLTAAEMLGYQGCWIGGVMNGLEGIIDLLALPPGVLPFAALTIGTSAEDTPYRPRVPRPLVIHTDTYHGGTDGEIRDAVEVMNPIAARGDQPGDWARLLRSYFAVGGSMEQREPRLVAALKRQGLWAGDEDVTPPLPSVT, encoded by the coding sequence ATGTCTGTCCTGCTGCCCACCCGTACCCAGAGCGCCGAACAGGTCATGGCCTTCTACGATGCCCACCGCACCACCCGCAAATACGTCACGGCGCAGGACGGTTCCCCACTGCCCCTGCCCGCAGACCATTTAGAAGCCATCCTGCACGCCGCCCAGCGGGCGCCCACCGACGCCACTGCGCAGCTGTATTCGCTGGTGCGGCTGGTGAACCCTGCCGTGCGGGCCGAGGTGGCGGCCCTGACCACCAACGCGCACATTGCCACTGCCTCCGAGGCCTTCGTGGTGTGCGCGGACGTGAGGCGGGTGGAGCGGGTGCTGGAGGTCAGGGGGCAGACGCCGGGGCACTGGCCCGCCATTGCCGTGCATTTCGGCATCGGGGACGCCGTGATGGCCGGGACCAACCTGCTGACAGCCGCTGAGATGCTGGGCTACCAGGGGTGCTGGATCGGCGGCGTGATGAACGGGCTTGAGGGCATCATTGATCTGCTGGCGCTGCCGCCCGGCGTGCTGCCATTCGCCGCACTGACCATCGGCACCTCTGCCGAGGACACGCCTTACCGCCCGCGCGTGCCCCGCCCGCTGGTGATTCACACCGACACCTATCACGGCGGCACGGACGGGGAAATCCGCGACGCCGTGGAGGTCATGAACCCCATCGCGGCGCGGGGGGACCAGCCCGGCGACTGGGCCAGACTGCTGCGCTCCTACTTCGCCGTGGGCGGCAGCATGGAACAGCGCGAACCCCGGCTGGTGGCGGCCCTCAAACGGCAGGGCCTGTGGGCGGGGGATGAGGACGTCACCCCGCCTCTTCCGTCCGTCACGTAA
- a CDS encoding MraY family glycosyltransferase, with product MDSLSAFARQLGIADLFGLGFVSVVVTFLTAGLFTWLFIPRLREFAVQVGWADHPNERRLNTEPLPNAGGLAIFAGFIVSVIVAWALRPIVVEIVNIQVLAILLGASLLVLVGFIDDQYGLSPLSRLLVQVLAAMLLIVNGLKIDFNAIPFLPIIPDAINAPLSIFLTILWIVGLTNAVNLMDGVDGVVGGVGFVVSTVLLATAAQFPDRAAAVVLLAGLSGAALGYLRHNFNPSRIIMGDAGAYLFGYTLAAVSLLGTLKFSAGASLLVPLVVLALPVLDTTQVVIGRLARGIRNPLGHPDKTHIHHRVLARTASARRTAVILWTVSLICGMVGMAFQGVSWPVIAVTGVLIAACLWFVAYRRMRAQTIDAARQASISKDG from the coding sequence ATGGATTCACTCTCTGCCTTCGCCCGGCAACTGGGCATCGCGGACCTGTTTGGACTGGGGTTCGTCAGCGTCGTCGTTACTTTCCTGACTGCCGGGCTGTTTACCTGGCTGTTCATTCCGCGCCTGCGCGAATTTGCCGTGCAGGTGGGCTGGGCCGATCATCCCAACGAGCGTCGACTCAACACCGAGCCGCTGCCGAATGCGGGTGGTCTGGCCATTTTCGCAGGCTTCATCGTCAGCGTGATCGTGGCGTGGGCGCTGCGGCCCATCGTCGTGGAGATCGTCAATATTCAGGTGCTGGCCATCCTGCTGGGCGCGTCGCTGCTGGTGCTGGTGGGCTTTATCGACGACCAGTACGGCCTGTCGCCGCTGTCGCGTCTGCTGGTGCAGGTGCTGGCCGCCATGCTGCTGATCGTCAACGGCCTGAAAATTGACTTCAATGCCATTCCCTTTCTGCCCATCATTCCCGACGCCATCAACGCGCCCCTGAGCATCTTCCTGACCATTCTCTGGATCGTGGGCCTGACCAACGCAGTCAACCTGATGGACGGCGTGGACGGTGTGGTGGGCGGCGTGGGTTTTGTGGTCAGCACCGTGCTGCTGGCGACGGCGGCGCAGTTTCCGGACCGGGCCGCCGCCGTGGTGCTGCTGGCCGGCCTGTCGGGGGCAGCTCTGGGTTACCTGCGGCACAACTTCAACCCCAGCCGCATCATCATGGGCGACGCAGGGGCGTACCTGTTTGGCTACACGCTGGCCGCTGTGAGCCTGCTGGGCACCCTGAAATTCAGTGCGGGGGCCAGCCTGCTGGTGCCGCTGGTGGTGCTGGCGTTGCCTGTACTGGACACCACCCAGGTGGTGATCGGGCGGCTGGCGCGCGGCATCCGCAACCCGCTGGGCCACCCTGACAAGACCCATATTCACCACCGCGTGCTGGCCCGCACCGCCAGTGCGCGGCGCACCGCCGTCATTCTATGGACCGTGTCGCTGATCTGCGGCATGGTGGGCATGGCATTCCAGGGGGTGTCCTGGCCGGTGATTGCGGTGACAGGTGTGTTGATCGCCGCGTGCCTGTGGTTCGTGGCCTACCGCCGCATGCGGGCCCAGACCATCGATGCGGCCCGGCAGGCGTCCATCTCGAAGGACGGCTGA
- the upp gene encoding uracil phosphoribosyltransferase, translated as MVTVVSHPLIQHKLSLMRDTQTGVKEFRELAAELSMLLAYEAMRDLELAPHTVTTPMETGEFPMLSGKKLALVAILRAGLIMTDAIVDLVPAAKVGHLGMYRDPQTMQPVAYYNKLPADIAERRVFLTDPMLATGGSASAAIHSLKQAGAQFIKLMCILAAPEGIAVIERDHPDVDIVTAAIDSHLNDHGYIVPGLGDAGDRIYGTK; from the coding sequence ATGGTCACCGTCGTCTCCCATCCGCTGATTCAACACAAGCTCTCGCTGATGCGCGACACCCAGACCGGGGTCAAGGAGTTCCGCGAACTGGCTGCCGAGCTGAGCATGCTGCTGGCCTACGAGGCCATGCGCGATCTGGAACTGGCCCCCCACACCGTCACCACGCCGATGGAAACTGGCGAATTCCCCATGCTGAGCGGCAAGAAGCTGGCCCTGGTGGCCATCTTGCGCGCCGGACTGATCATGACCGACGCGATTGTGGATCTGGTGCCGGCGGCCAAAGTGGGCCATCTGGGGATGTACCGCGACCCGCAGACCATGCAGCCGGTGGCCTACTACAACAAGCTTCCCGCCGACATCGCCGAGCGCCGCGTTTTCCTGACCGACCCCATGCTGGCGACGGGCGGCAGTGCCAGCGCCGCCATCCACAGCCTCAAGCAGGCTGGGGCGCAGTTCATCAAGCTGATGTGTATCCTCGCAGCCCCAGAGGGCATCGCCGTGATCGAGCGCGACCACCCGGACGTGGACATCGTGACCGCTGCCATCGACTCGCACCTGAATGACCACGGCTACATCGTGCCGGGGCTGGGCGACGCGGGAGACCGGATCTACGGCACCAAATGA
- the leuB gene encoding 3-isopropylmalate dehydrogenase, whose translation MPKIVTLPGDGIGPEVTAAAVQVLREVAPDLTFEEHAIGGAAYDAHGDPFPQRTRDALRDVDAVLLGTVGGAQNSPWNSLARPMRPESGLLALRKALGCYANLRPVRVQPGLEHLSPLKPELARGVDILIVRELLGGVYFDGDRKLDGDTAYNTMRYTTPEVERVAKMAFWAAEQRKGRVTSVDKANVLEVSELWRRDVQALRDREYRSIHLNHEYVDSVAMLIVSDPSRYDVIVTENLFGDILSDLAAVIPGSLGLMPSASLGDGAGLFEPIHGSAPDIAGKGVANPAAAIMSAAMLLRHGLGRSDAANQIERAVALALREEPTRDLGGKADTKTFTHAVMEAIGTPVG comes from the coding sequence ATGCCTAAGATCGTCACATTGCCCGGCGACGGCATCGGCCCTGAAGTCACCGCCGCCGCCGTTCAGGTGCTGCGCGAGGTGGCCCCGGACCTGACCTTCGAGGAACACGCCATCGGCGGCGCCGCCTACGACGCGCACGGCGATCCCTTCCCGCAGCGCACCCGCGACGCGCTGAGGGACGTCGACGCTGTGCTGCTGGGCACCGTGGGCGGCGCGCAGAACAGCCCCTGGAACAGCCTGGCGCGCCCGATGCGCCCCGAAAGCGGCCTGCTGGCCCTCCGCAAGGCGCTGGGCTGCTACGCGAACCTGCGCCCGGTGCGCGTGCAGCCGGGGCTGGAGCACCTGTCGCCCCTCAAGCCGGAACTCGCACGCGGCGTGGACATCCTGATCGTGCGCGAGCTGCTGGGCGGCGTGTACTTCGACGGGGACCGCAAGCTCGACGGCGACACCGCCTACAACACCATGCGCTACACCACGCCCGAGGTGGAGCGCGTGGCGAAGATGGCCTTCTGGGCCGCCGAGCAGCGCAAGGGCCGCGTGACCAGCGTGGACAAGGCCAACGTGCTGGAGGTCAGTGAGCTGTGGCGGCGCGACGTGCAGGCCCTGCGGGACCGCGAGTACCGCAGCATCCACCTGAACCATGAGTACGTGGACAGCGTGGCCATGCTGATCGTCTCGGACCCCAGCCGCTACGACGTGATCGTCACGGAAAACCTGTTCGGCGACATCCTGAGTGATCTGGCCGCCGTAATTCCCGGCAGCCTGGGTCTGATGCCCAGTGCCTCGTTGGGCGACGGCGCGGGCCTGTTCGAGCCAATTCACGGCAGCGCCCCTGACATTGCCGGCAAGGGCGTGGCCAATCCCGCCGCCGCCATCATGAGCGCCGCCATGCTGCTGCGGCACGGCCTGGGCCGCAGCGACGCCGCCAACCAGATCGAGCGCGCCGTGGCCCTGGCCCTGCGTGAGGAACCCACCCGTGACCTGGGGGGCAAGGCAGACACCAAAACCTTTACCCACGCGGTGATGGAGGCGATCGGCACGCCCGTCGGCTGA
- a CDS encoding 3-isopropylmalate dehydratase small subunit — MPTVHVFARDHINTDEIIPARHLTTDVEAELAKFAMEDYDKTFVKRVQPGDIIVAGADFGCGSSREHAVWALRGAGVGAVIAPNFARIYYRNSINNGFLALECEGIVEAFEDGDDADLNLQAGTVTNTRTGQSLTFVPVPQFALDVQKAGGWLEYMKEHDAADLEAETLNAHSTEAGHGHPGHDSTEVDSATQDPATQEKTHA, encoded by the coding sequence ATGCCCACCGTTCACGTCTTTGCCCGCGATCACATCAACACCGACGAGATTATTCCCGCCCGTCACCTGACCACCGACGTGGAGGCCGAGCTGGCAAAATTTGCGATGGAGGATTACGACAAGACCTTCGTGAAGCGTGTTCAGCCCGGCGACATCATCGTGGCCGGGGCCGACTTCGGCTGTGGCAGCAGCCGTGAGCACGCCGTCTGGGCGCTGCGCGGCGCGGGCGTGGGCGCGGTGATTGCCCCCAACTTCGCGCGCATCTATTACCGCAATTCCATCAACAACGGCTTTCTGGCGCTGGAGTGTGAGGGCATCGTGGAGGCTTTCGAGGACGGCGACGACGCTGATCTGAACCTGCAGGCAGGCACCGTCACCAACACCCGCACCGGCCAGAGCCTGACCTTCGTGCCGGTGCCGCAGTTCGCACTGGACGTGCAGAAGGCCGGCGGCTGGCTGGAGTACATGAAGGAGCACGACGCCGCCGATCTGGAAGCCGAAACCCTGAACGCCCACAGTACGGAGGCCGGTCACGGCCACCCCGGCCACGACTCCACCGAAGTTGACTCAGCGACACAGGACCCAGCCACACAGGAGAAGACCCATGCCTAA
- a CDS encoding SLC13 family permease: MDPVTLILILFVAALVLFATEWLPVDVTALALLSALLLAGLVTPGQAFAGFGSDTVLTLASLFILTRVLLRAGVIEWIGVSLARRARNAPAMLRGLLGTVAGISAFTSNTATTAVFLPVVAGLAKRSGLGAGRALMPLAFASILGGTVTVIGTSTNLVVSGALPTTGQAPLGFFELAWVGLPVAVVGLLYLFLVAPRLLPNREAALEDSLREYLADLTVAPGSPLADQALRDSGLGRDHGLTVVAVRRDNQTFYAPGPDFVVQAGDTLAVEGQTERILAGKSTLGVVSKSEQKLRAEPGEGSPGRDSNVRLIEAVVLPGSPLLGRTLKEGRFRERYGVSVLALHRRAQHFERLGGVRLAVGDLLLIQGTAARIDSLGDYLAVMGDLTERVRDPRRAPLALALFVGAVGLGASGTVPLAVAVVVAVALSLIFRLISPEEAYGAVEWPIIVLIACMLAFGTAFEATGAAGVLTGALSGVLEPLGPYGLLAALFLVTVALTQPMSNQAAALVMLPLAIGTAGALGYDPRPFIIGITIAASNSFITPLEPSCMLVYGPGRYTFLDFVRVGSGLTLVTFAVSLLIIPRVWPF, from the coding sequence ATGGACCCCGTAACGCTCATCCTGATCCTGTTCGTGGCCGCGCTGGTGCTGTTTGCCACCGAATGGCTGCCGGTGGACGTCACCGCGCTGGCCCTGCTCTCGGCGCTGCTGCTGGCCGGGCTGGTCACGCCGGGGCAGGCGTTTGCCGGCTTCGGCAGCGACACGGTGCTGACCCTCGCCTCGCTGTTCATCCTGACGCGGGTGCTGCTGCGGGCAGGAGTCATCGAGTGGATCGGGGTGTCGCTGGCCCGCCGCGCCCGCAACGCCCCGGCCATGCTGCGCGGGCTGCTGGGCACGGTGGCAGGCATCAGCGCCTTTACCAGCAACACCGCCACCACCGCCGTCTTTTTGCCGGTGGTGGCCGGACTGGCCAAACGGTCAGGCCTGGGAGCGGGGCGGGCGCTGATGCCGCTGGCCTTTGCCAGCATCCTGGGCGGCACAGTCACGGTGATCGGCACCAGCACCAATCTGGTGGTCTCGGGAGCGCTGCCCACCACCGGGCAGGCGCCGCTGGGCTTCTTCGAGCTGGCCTGGGTGGGCCTGCCGGTGGCCGTGGTGGGCCTGCTGTACCTGTTCCTCGTGGCCCCGCGCCTGCTGCCCAACCGGGAGGCCGCCTTGGAAGACTCGCTGCGTGAGTATCTGGCGGACCTGACGGTGGCCCCTGGCAGCCCGCTGGCGGATCAGGCGCTGCGCGACAGCGGGCTGGGCCGGGACCATGGCCTGACGGTGGTGGCGGTGCGCCGCGACAACCAGACCTTCTACGCGCCAGGGCCGGATTTTGTGGTGCAGGCCGGCGACACGCTGGCGGTGGAAGGCCAGACCGAGCGCATCCTGGCCGGGAAAAGCACGCTGGGCGTGGTCAGCAAATCCGAGCAGAAGCTGCGCGCCGAGCCAGGCGAGGGCAGCCCAGGCAGGGACAGCAACGTGCGCCTGATCGAGGCCGTCGTGCTGCCCGGTTCGCCGCTGCTGGGCCGGACCCTGAAAGAGGGCCGTTTCCGCGAGCGCTACGGCGTGTCGGTGCTGGCGCTGCACCGCCGCGCCCAGCACTTCGAGCGGCTGGGCGGTGTGCGGCTGGCGGTGGGTGACCTGCTGCTGATTCAGGGCACGGCGGCCCGCATTGACTCGCTGGGCGACTACCTGGCCGTGATGGGTGACCTGACCGAGCGCGTGCGCGACCCTCGCCGCGCGCCGCTGGCCCTGGCCCTGTTCGTGGGCGCGGTGGGCCTGGGGGCATCCGGGACGGTGCCGCTCGCCGTGGCGGTGGTGGTGGCCGTCGCCCTGAGCCTGATATTCCGCCTGATCTCGCCGGAGGAGGCCTACGGCGCGGTGGAGTGGCCCATCATCGTGCTGATCGCCTGCATGCTGGCCTTCGGCACGGCGTTTGAGGCCACCGGGGCCGCCGGGGTGCTGACCGGGGCGCTGTCGGGCGTGCTGGAGCCGCTGGGGCCCTACGGCCTGCTGGCCGCGCTCTTTCTGGTCACGGTGGCCCTGACCCAGCCCATGAGCAACCAGGCGGCGGCGCTGGTGATGCTGCCGCTGGCCATCGGCACGGCAGGGGCGCTGGGCTACGACCCACGCCCCTTCATCATCGGCATCACGATTGCCGCCAGCAACTCGTTCATCACGCCGCTGGAGCCCTCCTGCATGCTGGTCTACGGGCCGGGTCGCTACACCTTTCTGGACTTTGTGCGCGTCGGCTCCGGCCTGACGCTGGTGACCTTCGCCGTGTCGCTGCTGATCATTCCGCGCGTGTGGCCGTTCTAG
- a CDS encoding MFS transporter: MFARVGEWRINTFRALSHPHYRRYWFSQLLSLVGAWMQATAQQYLVLELSGGSSSALGLVTVAQFTPSLLLSLFAGAIVDRVPRRRVLLATQLVLLTTALVLAVTTHLGIVSLPLVMLLAFVSGCANAFDMPARQSMVVDFVPREAVTNAVALNSLSFNVSRTLGQALFGVVAVLGIRLLAGGDSTNIARLALPFYLNVASFGAVLYVLATLPFPARPGLRRGKVGDDIREGLRYVRATPPVRNVMLLVGLMSLTVINFNVIIPYFARVVYGEREAAFGLLSAFFGVGAMGGALWQASKPNPARNLRYGAVILIVSTMALALTPGSVLAAPVLAACGFGMLTLLVSANSTVQLTIPDHLRGRVMSLYSFVLVGMGPPGALLSSALINKDGPLGSRWGLIVLAALGLVALLTLWRRLPRVLEGPKAVPAD; the protein is encoded by the coding sequence GTGTTTGCGCGTGTTGGCGAGTGGCGAATCAATACATTCAGGGCGCTGAGTCATCCCCACTACCGCCGCTACTGGTTCTCGCAGTTGCTTTCGCTGGTGGGGGCGTGGATGCAGGCCACCGCGCAGCAGTATCTGGTGCTGGAGCTTTCGGGAGGCAGCAGTTCCGCGCTGGGTCTCGTGACGGTGGCGCAGTTCACGCCCAGTCTGCTGCTGTCGCTGTTCGCCGGGGCCATCGTGGACCGGGTGCCCCGGCGGCGGGTGCTGCTGGCCACGCAACTTGTGCTGCTGACCACCGCGCTGGTGCTGGCCGTTACCACCCATTTGGGCATCGTGTCATTGCCGCTGGTGATGCTGCTGGCCTTTGTGTCGGGGTGCGCCAACGCCTTTGACATGCCTGCCCGCCAGAGCATGGTGGTGGACTTCGTGCCGCGTGAGGCCGTGACCAATGCGGTGGCCCTGAACAGCCTGTCGTTCAACGTGAGCCGCACGCTGGGGCAGGCGCTGTTTGGGGTGGTGGCGGTGCTGGGCATCCGGCTGCTGGCGGGCGGGGACTCCACCAACATTGCCCGGCTGGCCCTGCCTTTCTACCTGAACGTGGCGTCGTTCGGGGCGGTGCTGTACGTGCTGGCCACCCTGCCTTTTCCGGCCCGTCCGGGTCTGCGGCGGGGCAAGGTGGGCGACGACATCCGCGAGGGCCTGCGCTACGTGCGGGCCACGCCGCCCGTCCGCAACGTGATGCTGCTGGTGGGCCTGATGAGCCTGACGGTCATCAACTTCAACGTGATCATTCCCTACTTCGCCCGCGTGGTCTACGGCGAACGTGAGGCGGCCTTCGGGTTGCTGTCGGCATTTTTTGGTGTGGGGGCGATGGGCGGCGCACTGTGGCAGGCCAGCAAACCCAATCCGGCGCGCAACCTGCGCTACGGCGCCGTGATCCTGATCGTCTCCACCATGGCGCTGGCCCTGACGCCTGGCTCGGTGCTGGCCGCGCCGGTGCTGGCGGCCTGCGGGTTCGGGATGCTTACGCTGCTGGTCAGCGCCAACAGCACCGTGCAGCTGACCATCCCCGACCACCTGCGCGGGCGCGTAATGAGCCTGTATTCCTTCGTGCTGGTGGGGATGGGACCGCCCGGCGCGCTGCTGTCGAGCGCCCTGATCAACAAGGACGGCCCCCTCGGCTCGCGCTGGGGCCTGATCGTGCTGGCGGCGCTAGGGTTGGTCGCCCTGCTGACGCTGTGGCGCAGGCTGCCACGCGTGCTGGAAGGACCGAAAGCTGTTCCGGCAGACTGA
- a CDS encoding C40 family peptidase, with the protein MPRTLSVFPFPALLLGALLFLGGPAGAQTGEFQGVTVTVQAKDTAYGIARRAGISVEALLALNGLHSPDLKIGQTLRVSSTARHVVGPKETLYALSRRYGVSVNALLAENALPEGAVLSVGQVLTLPATATLPSPAQPTPVALAPTPGPLAALSLTLPPLLGVPQPPEPVPSAAPQAPAFAPPEPALPDAPSPDRPSAALPGDWRGMAMALLGTPYRYGGTTPAGLDCSGFVLQVFTPLGVRLPRVSADQAQVGQPVAAEELQPGDLVFFDTVGGGRISHVGIYLGGDTFVSANSYQGKVSLDTLMADRYWGPRYRGARRVLSGPLAVRGP; encoded by the coding sequence ATGCCTCGAACCCTGTCTGTTTTTCCGTTCCCCGCCCTGCTGCTGGGTGCCCTTCTGTTCCTGGGAGGACCAGCCGGGGCCCAGACCGGGGAATTCCAGGGCGTCACCGTCACCGTGCAGGCCAAGGACACCGCCTACGGCATCGCCCGGCGCGCGGGCATCAGCGTCGAGGCCCTGCTGGCGCTGAACGGCCTGCACAGCCCCGATCTGAAGATCGGCCAGACCCTGCGGGTCTCCAGCACGGCGCGGCATGTCGTTGGGCCGAAAGAGACCCTGTACGCCCTGTCGCGGCGTTACGGCGTCAGTGTCAACGCACTGCTGGCCGAAAACGCCCTGCCCGAGGGCGCGGTGCTGAGCGTGGGCCAGGTGCTGACGTTGCCCGCCACCGCCACCCTGCCCTCTCCGGCGCAGCCCACGCCCGTTGCCCTGGCCCCCACGCCAGGGCCGCTTGCTGCGCTCTCCCTGACGCTGCCGCCCCTTCTGGGTGTGCCCCAGCCGCCCGAGCCGGTGCCCAGCGCCGCGCCGCAGGCCCCCGCCTTCGCTCCGCCTGAGCCGGCGCTGCCGGACGCGCCGTCACCCGACCGGCCCAGCGCGGCCCTGCCCGGCGACTGGCGCGGCATGGCGATGGCCCTGCTGGGCACGCCGTACCGGTACGGCGGCACAACCCCCGCCGGACTGGATTGCAGCGGTTTCGTGCTGCAGGTGTTCACGCCGCTGGGCGTGCGCCTGCCCCGGGTCAGCGCGGATCAGGCACAGGTGGGCCAGCCGGTGGCCGCCGAGGAACTGCAGCCCGGCGATCTGGTGTTCTTCGACACGGTGGGCGGGGGCCGCATCTCGCACGTGGGCATCTACCTGGGCGGCGACACCTTCGTCAGCGCCAACAGCTACCAGGGCAAGGTCTCACTGGACACCCTGATGGCCGACCGTTACTGGGGGCCGCGCTACCGGGGCGCCCGGCGGGTGCTGAGCGGGCCGCTGGCCGTCCGGGGACCGTAG
- the aguB gene encoding N-carbamoylputrescine amidase produces MTRPTNKTPDTVKLAVIQMHVTDQLEDNVARAEAHVRDAAAQGAQVILLPELFENLYFCQVEREDYFALAHPQQDHPFIGRFQNLARELGVVLPLSYFERAGQAHYNSLVCIDADGEVLGNYRKTHIPDGPGYEEKYYFNPGDTGFKVWATRYGRVGAGICWDQWYPETARVMMLQGADFLLYPTAIGSEPAEVESPNSHHMWQRAMVGHAVSNSSYVGAANRIGTEVVGGLSQTYYGHSFISDYTGELVAEFGDTDEGALTHDLNLAEARKFRAGMGFFRDRRPELYGPLLTVDGVTRRD; encoded by the coding sequence ATGACCAGGCCCACCAACAAGACCCCGGACACCGTGAAGCTGGCCGTGATCCAGATGCACGTCACCGATCAGCTGGAGGACAACGTGGCCCGCGCCGAGGCGCATGTCCGCGACGCGGCGGCCCAGGGCGCACAGGTGATTCTGCTGCCGGAACTGTTCGAGAACCTGTACTTCTGCCAGGTGGAGCGCGAGGATTACTTTGCCCTGGCGCACCCGCAGCAGGACCACCCGTTTATCGGACGGTTCCAGAACCTGGCGCGTGAGCTGGGCGTGGTGCTGCCGCTCAGCTACTTCGAGCGGGCCGGACAGGCGCACTACAACAGTCTGGTGTGCATCGACGCCGACGGCGAGGTGCTGGGCAACTACCGCAAGACCCACATCCCCGATGGTCCCGGCTACGAGGAAAAGTACTACTTCAATCCTGGAGACACCGGGTTCAAGGTCTGGGCCACCCGTTATGGGCGCGTCGGAGCGGGCATCTGCTGGGACCAGTGGTATCCCGAGACCGCCCGCGTGATGATGCTGCAGGGCGCTGACTTCCTGCTGTATCCCACCGCCATCGGCAGCGAGCCCGCCGAGGTCGAGTCGCCCAACAGCCACCACATGTGGCAGCGCGCGATGGTCGGGCACGCCGTCAGCAATTCCAGTTACGTGGGCGCGGCCAACCGCATCGGCACCGAGGTGGTGGGTGGGCTGTCCCAGACGTACTACGGACACTCGTTTATTAGCGACTACACCGGCGAACTGGTGGCCGAATTCGGCGACACCGACGAGGGCGCGCTGACCCACGATCTGAATCTGGCCGAGGCCCGCAAATTCCGCGCGGGCATGGGCTTTTTCCGGGACCGCCGCCCGGAGCTGTACGGTCCGCTGCTGACGGTGGACGGCGTGACGCGGCGAGACTGA
- a CDS encoding DUF4388 domain-containing protein, which produces MTKTANLETFDFLQLLYLLSEQGRTGALTVQRADGPFQAFLEGHRVRHLQFAAQTGIPALIRLLLDPHGGFRFDEGVVHPNPLLNVNLDDVALEALDALPEVPLPFGGPVKLTSPERAARIRWGLKDQAILKQIELQRPVSLLSQDPDARRLLQKLHQIRLIAPRKSRVARLSVAVTREVQGVVVVDDLILKRWKEDMLRPPQTVAVRADDGLVHTLSVRGGPNLSNTLLVPAELLMRTGLRAGDSVLVRPA; this is translated from the coding sequence ATGACCAAGACTGCCAACCTCGAAACCTTTGATTTCCTGCAACTGCTGTACCTGCTCAGCGAGCAGGGCCGGACTGGTGCCCTGACTGTTCAGCGCGCCGACGGCCCGTTTCAGGCGTTTCTGGAGGGCCACCGGGTCCGCCACCTGCAGTTTGCAGCCCAGACTGGGATTCCTGCACTGATCCGGCTGCTGCTCGACCCGCACGGGGGCTTCCGGTTCGACGAGGGCGTCGTGCATCCCAATCCGCTGCTGAATGTCAACCTGGACGATGTGGCGCTGGAAGCGCTGGACGCCCTGCCCGAAGTGCCGCTGCCCTTCGGTGGCCCGGTGAAACTCACCTCGCCGGAGCGCGCGGCGCGGATTCGCTGGGGGCTCAAGGATCAGGCGATTCTCAAGCAGATCGAGCTTCAGCGGCCCGTCTCGCTGCTGTCGCAGGACCCCGACGCCCGCCGGCTGCTGCAAAAACTGCACCAGATCCGTCTGATCGCCCCGCGCAAGTCCCGCGTGGCCCGGCTGAGCGTGGCGGTAACCCGCGAGGTGCAGGGGGTGGTGGTGGTGGATGACCTGATCCTGAAGCGCTGGAAGGAGGACATGTTGCGCCCACCGCAGACCGTCGCGGTCCGGGCCGACGACGGTCTGGTTCACACCCTGTCGGTGCGCGGCGGCCCGAACCTGTCCAACACGCTGCTGGTGCCGGCCGAACTGCTGATGAGAACGGGCCTGCGCGCCGGCGACAGCGTGCTGGTGCGGCCCGCGTGA
- the scpB gene encoding SMC-Scp complex subunit ScpB gives MTDPVTPAPPPRLSALIGAALLAAGRPVAVRELAATLDLPETTVERELLAFEKTLASAGLGFVAEAVAGGWRLIVPPVLAARLAPLLAPPPLPALSSAALEVLAVIAYRQPVTRAEIEAMRGGSAGTVVTLQERELVKVVGRSDAVGGPLLYGTTGRFLLEFGLVGLDDLPPLQEGGFSHLLRG, from the coding sequence ATGACTGACCCGGTGACGCCTGCCCCGCCGCCCCGGCTGTCGGCCCTGATCGGCGCGGCGCTGCTGGCTGCCGGCCGCCCCGTGGCTGTCCGTGAACTGGCCGCCACCCTGGACCTGCCGGAAACCACCGTTGAGCGGGAACTGCTGGCCTTTGAGAAGACCCTGGCGTCGGCAGGCCTGGGCTTCGTGGCCGAGGCGGTGGCGGGCGGCTGGCGGCTGATTGTGCCGCCTGTGCTGGCGGCCCGGCTCGCGCCGCTGCTGGCGCCCCCGCCGCTGCCGGCCCTGAGCAGCGCCGCGCTGGAGGTTCTGGCGGTGATTGCCTACCGGCAACCGGTCACCCGCGCCGAGATCGAGGCGATGCGCGGCGGCAGCGCGGGTACGGTGGTCACCTTGCAGGAGCGTGAACTGGTCAAGGTGGTGGGCCGTTCGGACGCGGTGGGCGGCCCGCTGCTGTACGGAACCACCGGGCGTTTTCTGCTGGAGTTCGGGCTGGTAGGTCTGGATGACCTGCCCCCTTTACAGGAGGGCGGCTTCTCGCATCTGCTGCGCGGCTAG